The Sesamum indicum cultivar Zhongzhi No. 13 linkage group LG6, S_indicum_v1.0, whole genome shotgun sequence genomic interval TCAATAGTGACGGACTTTatgataaaagaataattatttcaaaatatttgaattaatattataaattttaataatatcccACATTCACACAAATTTTAACATTGTCTCCTATcatagtttattttaaattaatgtacataccaacaaaaaaaagttattgaaGTCCTGGGACTGAAACATTATTATAACTAGTAATTTGCGCGCACTCTCTGcatgtgcataattttttatattatttataataaaatattcaaaaaaaatattatttaataaagtgtatgcaaaataataaattaatattagatcctcaaaaaatatataattttttcgttatagttaattatcatgattaaaaataaaaaatcatatataaaataatttttatgtcgATAAAGATAATCAAGTATGAAACGAGCCAGCAGGACTGGTAggtaagaaaagaaaaatacctCAACCAACACCAACGACGCACCAGTGGACTAGAGAacattattagaatttgaaatttttaataattttgtaatatttctaTTCTTATATTACCAAGACACCTAGAATTAATTGGTTTTGTCAATTCTACAAATTGTAATCTTACCtgacatttttaaataatagaaatatttaatatattattaacaaataattaaactttcattatattattaatattttattctcaaattaataactaatcaattttacatacatatataaaaataaataagtatgttgAATTCGTTAATTTTGGAGTtatttgaagaattttttttttttaataaactgaAGTCGTTTCTGGAATAAACAACTGCAgatgtattaatataaaaaatatttaaattttgacagtaataaatatttattgaaatgattCGTTAAACACTTATATTGATATTTCAGTCGAGTAAATGAAactctaattataaaaatagaagacGATAATGGCTTACTAGAATTCTTGGACTCTGAAGTTGGTTATTCTAATAAGATGGACTGATCACAAGTACGTACAAAACAACAAGCTCCAAGATTCTCAAAGACGTCAAATTCCTTTAATGTGCCAAGACGGAGTCGTATAAGACAAGATAATGAAACTAATTGTTAATcacatgtttttttcttttatttgtccGTAAAAGTATacatagttaattaaataaatttacacaaactagCGACTGCAAACcattaattgcaaaattacaatttcggCTTCCAAATTTCCATTTCACTACCAGAAAATTGGTCaatacaaaccaaaaaaaaaaaaaaaaaattagcatcaAGCTAATTAGCAATTAAATTCTCGTtcctaatctaaattatttaatataaaaaatttacttagtAATGaatttaacaacaaaaatttactccctaataaatttatcaacGAAATCGAAAATTTTACATGCTATTACTAACTAGCTCAAATCAAATGTTCTTCGTGACTATGTAGTgagtcattttcttgtagtatttccaaaataattacaaaatcagaATGTGGAATGAAGTGagattaatcaaattaaatccaataaacacaaatatttgtaaaatacaaTCACCCTTCTTCATTAGAAAACCATACGTACATCATGATACAGAAATTCATAATCTGCAAATTAATACTCTTATTTTCGATATTAAACATCGACTAATTTTGAGCATCGACGCATTATTCCACAACGATTTCTAGCTTCATGGAACGGTATAATCTGCAACGTATGAGAATCAATAAAAGTTATAAGTAagcaaatttgcaaaaatacgTACGACGAGAGTATGAAAAGTGCACCTAATTGAGATGATCACGTACACTTTTCtaatcattttaataaattctggTCAATTATATTCTCAATGAgggaaatatttaaattacacgACAAAATCCCCCCAAAGTGTAAAATGCAAAACTTTTTCTTGCATGACTAAAGTAATGAGTAAcctaaaaattgtaattcctTTTCTAATGATATAAGTTTGTAAGAAAACAATAGGTAAGATTATGATGGAGAAGGTATGAAcaagtcatatatatatatatagggttaaaTGCATATTATCCCtatgatatgtgaaatgaacaaatatccctgaagaaaaataattatagcaaattacctctcctataaaaaaagatatttaggCTTTTGGGTTAATTGTTTCTTACCCCCACATTTGGTTCCATGTGGTAATGGTTTGCCACAAGATGCTACAACAAACACCGCTTTCTCCATGCTGACTATTCTTTCGACCTCAGGAGGGATGATCTCGCACATACATGGAACATTGACAGTTTTTACAACATTACAACATTTTTGAGACGGGGTTTCTTGGGGCCCCGACTTTTGAACATATCTCGCACATTGTTCAATAAGACCTTGGAGGTCTCCTTCGCATTGTGCGGATACTACAGTAATTGTGAAGGCGATGACAATTGTAGAAACTAGGGTTAGGTATATCGTGAAACCGATTGTTGAGGTTGCCATTGCTCGCTCTCGCTCTTTGTGTTGTGTATGCTTAGCAAGCTTAGATCTATATAAAGGGTAGGTAAGAAGGAGAGGGTTCACACACTCCATGTTGGTTTGCTAGAAAAATGACTAGGATATGTACTTTATGACATGTTGTTGCATGTGAAGTTGATTCATGAGATTTGTGATATCACCTTCGGTATCTCAATCGTCCTTAGTCATAATATCTTCCTTATAACAAGCTGATTTTGAGCTAAAGGGTTTGTGAAAAAAGtaagataaattaaaaccaaCTCTTCacaagtttgatataattataaatattttctcagtatttttatttatttttgtgttgaattgattaaaattcccttgtggattatgaatttaattttacttaattttttaatttttttatggattaaatggataatttttacaatttttaaaattaattagtccatCCATCTCGtcagattttttataaaaaaaaaaaaaatacagtaagggtaaagttgacaattcCAAACCTCCAcccaaagattataatcaCATCTCCTGAGATTtgttatgaatataaataattcattattgattaaagaattacaaatactcccctGATTTTAACGTTTGTCTAACAATGAGTCTATCTTGTTAGCCtctcactacaaaaaaatgctaaatttgGCACGGGCTTAGGAACGAGTTTTTTAACATTTGGAACGGTTCAGAATAggataattaatttgaaccgGTACTAGGAACTGTTTATGAACAATTTGTATTCCGTCGCCGAAGACAGCGttacaaaaatttaggaatgatttacagaaaattgtgcaaaaataGGCACGGGTATAGTAATACAGAGTGCTTGACCATTCCTAATATTACAATTGAATAtgagaatataatttattttattgaaaaggtttgaataaaattaataacggTTCGACGGAATAATTCAGTATGAATTTAGGAACAGTCCTAATACTACTTGTGAAAGAGTTTTGGAACTCATGGTATTTAAGATGGGGATATATTTAGGCACGATCTTAGGAACTGTATCCTTATGAATTGGAGATTGTATTTGGCATACATTTAGGAACGGtcttgataatttaaaaatacttttgtgaAACGTAGTTGAAACGGTCCTTCTAATACTgttgataaaattttggaattcATTGTATTTATGAAGAGGATATATTTAGCACGGTCTTTTAAATTGTATGTTTATGATACtagatattatatttgacattCATTTAGGAATGGTCTTAGGCAATTTAGgaatactttttgaaatttatttagtaattgtGTACATGTTTGGAACagtcatatttatatatgtaataaattttaataaataatttaatttatatattgtaacaattattttatttaattttttaaaattgaaaaaataaaataatggaatgtaataaacattataaaatataaataattaataaaaaatattaaattattaaaaaatattgtttaattacattttttttaaaaaaaaaaaagcctaaTCTAATTCCTCCATGTCCATATCCTCCTCGTTCGTGGACGGGAGGTCTATCGGAGGCTCGGTTGGGGCTGGGG includes:
- the LOC105163831 gene encoding uncharacterized protein LOC105163831 translates to MATSTIGFTIYLTLVSTIVIAFTITVVSAQCEGDLQGLIEQCARYVQKSGPQETPSQKCCNVVKTVNVPCMCEIIPPEVERIVSMEKAVFVVASCGKPLPHGTKCGDYTVP